One genomic segment of Mastomys coucha isolate ucsf_1 unplaced genomic scaffold, UCSF_Mcou_1 pScaffold22, whole genome shotgun sequence includes these proteins:
- the Lamp1 gene encoding lysosome-associated membrane glycoprotein 1 isoform X1, whose translation MAAPGAGRPLLLLLLAAGLAHGASALFEVKDDNGTTCIMASFSASFLTTYKTGHGSKVSNITLPASAEVQKNGSSCGKGKNASEPSLTIAFERGYLLTLTFTKNTTRYSVQHMYFRYNLSDTHWFPNASSTGIYTEDATTDIKADINKTYRCVNDIRVSMKNVTIVLWDVTIQAYLSSSNFSKEETRCTQDGPSPTTGPPSPSPPLVPTNPTVSKYNVTGDNGTCLLASMALQLNVTYLNRDNTTVTRAFNVNPNDTVSGSCGVQLVTLRVESKNSALELQFGMNTSSSRFFLKGVQLNITLPDAKDPILRTSNNSLKALQATMGNSYKCNTEEHIYVSNVLSLNVFSVQVQAFKVDSDRFGSVEECVQDGNNMLIPIAVGGALAGLVLIVLIAYLIGRKRSHAGYQTI comes from the exons CAGCAGGCCTTGCACATGGCGCCTCAGCACTCTTTGAGGTGAAAGACGACAATGGCACAACGTGCATAATGGCCagcttctctgcctcctttctgaCCACCTACAAGACTGGACATGGTTCTAAG GTCTCAAACATTACCCTGCCAGCCTCTGCAGAAGTACAGAAAAACGGCAGTTCCTGTGGTAAAGGAAAAAATGCTTCTGAACCCAGCCTCACAATTGCCTTTGAAAGAGGATATTTACTGACACTCACCTTCACAAAAAATACAACACGTTACAGTGTCCAGCATATGTATTTTAGGTATAACCTGTCAGATACACACTGGTTTCCCAATGCCAGCTCCACAG GGATCTACACCGAGGATGCTACAACTGACATCAAGGCAGACATCAACAAAACATACCGATGTGTCAATGATATCCGCGTCTCCATGAAGAATGTGACCATTGTGCTCTGGGATGTCACTATCCAGGCCTACCTGTCGAGCAGCAACTTCAGCAAGGAAG AGACACGCTGCACACAGGATGGACCTTCTCCAACCACTGGGCCACCCAGCCCCTCACCACCGCTTGTGCCCACAAACCCTACTGTTAGCAAGTACAATGTGACTGGTGACAACGGAACCTGCCTGCTGGCCTCTATGGCACTGCAACTGAATGTCACCTACCTGAATAGGGACAACACG ACTGTGACCAGAGCGTTCAACGTCAACCCAAATGACACAGTTAGTGGGAGTTGCGGTGTCCAGTTGGTGACCCTGAGAGTGGAGAGCAAGAACAGtgccctggagctgcagtttGGGATG AATACTAGTTCTAGCCGTTTTTTCCTGAAAGGAGTCCAGTTGAACATCACTCTCCCTGATGCCAAAG ACCCCATACTGAGAACCTCCAACAATTCCCTGAAAGCTCTTCAGGCCACCATGGGGAACTCCTACAAGTGCAACACTGAGGAGCACATCTATGTCAGCAACGTGCTCTCCCTCAATGTCTTCAGTGTGCAGGTCCAGGCTTTCAAGGTGGACAGTGACAGGTTTGGGTCTG TGGAAGAGTGTGTACAGGATGGTAACAACATGCTGATCCCCATTGCTGTGGGCGGGGCCCTGGCAGGACTGGTTCTCATCGTCCTCATTGCCTACCTCATCGGCAGGAAGAGGAGTCATGCCGGCTATCAGACCATCTAG
- the Lamp1 gene encoding lysosome-associated membrane glycoprotein 1 isoform X2, translating into MAAPGAGRPLLLLLLAGLAHGASALFEVKDDNGTTCIMASFSASFLTTYKTGHGSKVSNITLPASAEVQKNGSSCGKGKNASEPSLTIAFERGYLLTLTFTKNTTRYSVQHMYFRYNLSDTHWFPNASSTGIYTEDATTDIKADINKTYRCVNDIRVSMKNVTIVLWDVTIQAYLSSSNFSKEETRCTQDGPSPTTGPPSPSPPLVPTNPTVSKYNVTGDNGTCLLASMALQLNVTYLNRDNTTVTRAFNVNPNDTVSGSCGVQLVTLRVESKNSALELQFGMNTSSSRFFLKGVQLNITLPDAKDPILRTSNNSLKALQATMGNSYKCNTEEHIYVSNVLSLNVFSVQVQAFKVDSDRFGSVEECVQDGNNMLIPIAVGGALAGLVLIVLIAYLIGRKRSHAGYQTI; encoded by the exons CAGGCCTTGCACATGGCGCCTCAGCACTCTTTGAGGTGAAAGACGACAATGGCACAACGTGCATAATGGCCagcttctctgcctcctttctgaCCACCTACAAGACTGGACATGGTTCTAAG GTCTCAAACATTACCCTGCCAGCCTCTGCAGAAGTACAGAAAAACGGCAGTTCCTGTGGTAAAGGAAAAAATGCTTCTGAACCCAGCCTCACAATTGCCTTTGAAAGAGGATATTTACTGACACTCACCTTCACAAAAAATACAACACGTTACAGTGTCCAGCATATGTATTTTAGGTATAACCTGTCAGATACACACTGGTTTCCCAATGCCAGCTCCACAG GGATCTACACCGAGGATGCTACAACTGACATCAAGGCAGACATCAACAAAACATACCGATGTGTCAATGATATCCGCGTCTCCATGAAGAATGTGACCATTGTGCTCTGGGATGTCACTATCCAGGCCTACCTGTCGAGCAGCAACTTCAGCAAGGAAG AGACACGCTGCACACAGGATGGACCTTCTCCAACCACTGGGCCACCCAGCCCCTCACCACCGCTTGTGCCCACAAACCCTACTGTTAGCAAGTACAATGTGACTGGTGACAACGGAACCTGCCTGCTGGCCTCTATGGCACTGCAACTGAATGTCACCTACCTGAATAGGGACAACACG ACTGTGACCAGAGCGTTCAACGTCAACCCAAATGACACAGTTAGTGGGAGTTGCGGTGTCCAGTTGGTGACCCTGAGAGTGGAGAGCAAGAACAGtgccctggagctgcagtttGGGATG AATACTAGTTCTAGCCGTTTTTTCCTGAAAGGAGTCCAGTTGAACATCACTCTCCCTGATGCCAAAG ACCCCATACTGAGAACCTCCAACAATTCCCTGAAAGCTCTTCAGGCCACCATGGGGAACTCCTACAAGTGCAACACTGAGGAGCACATCTATGTCAGCAACGTGCTCTCCCTCAATGTCTTCAGTGTGCAGGTCCAGGCTTTCAAGGTGGACAGTGACAGGTTTGGGTCTG TGGAAGAGTGTGTACAGGATGGTAACAACATGCTGATCCCCATTGCTGTGGGCGGGGCCCTGGCAGGACTGGTTCTCATCGTCCTCATTGCCTACCTCATCGGCAGGAAGAGGAGTCATGCCGGCTATCAGACCATCTAG